The Erythrobacter litoralis HTCC2594 nucleotide sequence AGCTACGATTCTGCTGCGCCATCAGGCGGCGCTGGAGCCGGTTGGCGAGCCGGGTGACGACGCCCTGCAGCCCTGTCAGCTGGCTATCGAGATAGGCCCGCAGCCGGTCCAGTTCCTCGGCATCGCACAGTTCGGCCGCGGCGATTTCCTCGTCATATTGCGTGGTGTATTCGGTGTAGTCGAAGCTGTCGGGCAGGTCGGTCCACGGGCGGTTGGGGCGGACCGGCATCATGCCTTCCTCGCCCTCGTCGCCCAGCTCGCCGTCGGCCACTTCCTCGCCGGCCTCGGTTTCCGCCTCGCCCTCGGCGTCGCCTTCGGTCTGCTCGCCGGCCATTTCCGCAGGGCTCGGCTGCTCGTCGCCGCCGGTTTCGTCGTCGCTCTCGTCTTCCTGCTCGTCCTGCCCGTCTTCGTCCTCGCCATCTTCATTGTCGGCGCTGTCGGGCTGATCGGTCGGATCGGTCAGTTCGAGATGCCGCAGCATGTCGAGCGCGAGCGACTGGAACGCTTTCTGGTCCTCGAGCGACCCGGCCAAATCCTCGAAATCGCTGCCGGTTCGGCTCTCGATATACTCGCGCACCAGTTCGACGCCGGCACGCGCCCGTTCGGGAATCGGCTTGCCGGTCAATTGCTCGCGCAGCATCAGGCCGAGCGCGCTTTGCAGCGGCACGTCGCCGTCGTTCTGCGCGCGGGCAATGGGATCGCTGGCGGTGCGCAGTTCGACCGCGGCGTCGAGATTGTCCGCAATCCCTTCGTAGCCGCTCGCGCCCAATGCTTCGTAGCGGACCTGCTCGACCGCATCGTAGCACGCCCGCGCCACCGGATCGCTGGGCGCGTTGGCCTCGTGCAGCTTCAGATTGTGGTGGCGCAGCTTGAGCGCGAAACTGTCCGCGAAGCCGCGCGCCTCGGCGGCCTGCTCGGGCGGCAGATTGCGACCGGGCAGCGGTACGCGGAAATTCCGCCCCTGCGCGCTCGGGCTGTCGGCGCTCCACGCGACTTCGATCTCCGGCTCGCGCGCAAGGGCCCGCGCCGTGCCGGTCAGCGCGCGCTTGAAGCTGTCGAGGGGGGATTCGTCGCTCATACAATCCTTGCGAGCCCCAGCGAAGGCTGGGGCCTCCAACCACTAGCGATCCGCCGGTGGAAGGAGGTCCCTGCCTGCGCAGGGACACATGCCAATTACAAGATACTCTGCCCCGTCGCTTCCCAATCCTTGAGGAAGCCTTCGATGCCTTTGTTGGTCAGCACATGGTTCGCCAGCGCCATGATCACCTTGGGCGGTGCCGTCATGACATCCGCGCCGATCAGCGCGGCTTCCAGCACATGCGTGGTGTGGCGCACGCTGGCGACGAGGATTTCGGTCTCGAAAGCATAATTGTCGTAGATCGTGCGGATATCGCGGATCAGCTCCATGCCGTTGAAACCGTTGTCGTCGTGACGGCCGACGAAGGGCGAAACGAATGTCGCACCCGCTTTCGCTGCCAGCAGCGCCTGGTTGGCGCTGAAGCAGAGCGTGACGTTGACCATGGTGCCGTCATCGCTCAGCGCCTTGCAGGTCTTGAGCCCGTCGATCGTCAGCGGCACCTTGATGCAGACATTGTCCGCGATCGCGCGCAGTTTGTCGGCTTCCTTCATCATCGTGGCGTGATCGAGCGCGACGACCTCGGCGCTCACCGGCCCGTCGGTGATACCGCAGATCTCCTTCGTCACTTCGATGAAGTCGCGGCCCGACTTGTGGATCAGCGAGGGATTGGTGGTCACGCCATCGAGCAGGCCGGTCGCGGCCAGTTCCTTGATGTCGTCGATTTCAGCGGTGTCGGCGAAGAATTGCATGGGGCGGCTGCTCCGAATAGTGATTCCCCGATCTCCTACCGAACCGTGCCCACGGGGGCTAGCCCCGCCTATCGGTCAGGCTCACAGCCGCGACGCAGCACCGAACACGCCGATCAGCAGCGGATCGCGGGTCGCGCGCGGATGGGCGCGAATGGCGGCCTCCTCGCGGCCCATCTCGGCCCAGATCGCGTCGCTGACCCGCGTGCCCAGCCGGTTCGCCACGCCGCCGACATCGACGCCGGTGAGCGCGCCGAGCGCTTGGCCGACGAGCGGGTCTTCCGCCACGCGCAGGGCGCGGTCGAGCCCGGGCACCATCGCATCGAGCACGCGCGTGCCGACTTCGGCGCTGAGGAAATCGGTCGCCGCGCTCGGGCCGCCGCGCACAAGGTCTATGGCGTTCTGGAACCCGATCACGCGCACGGCATCGGCGACGACGGGCGCGGCGCGTTCGCTGGCGTCGATCGCGAAATCGGCAAAGACGCCTTCCAGCCGGTCCTTGAACAGCGCCGAGGTCAGGATGCGGGAGAGCACATCGCCGCGCGTGCCCAGGAACGAACCGAGGCCGATGCGGGCGACCTGGTCGTCCCAATAGCCGCCGGGCGCCGTCAGCCGGTCGAAAGCGCGTTCGCTCGACAGCAGGAGCAGGCGGCGGATCGCCTCGGTAAAGCTGAAGCCGCCGCCATAGCCGCCGGCGCAGCCGGGCAGGAGGACGAGCGAGCTCGCGCCCAGTCCGGCGAGCATCGAGCGACGGGTGATGATCTCGGACCCAACAATCTTGGACATAGTGCAGTCTCCAAACCTTGCGGGGCGTGCATGCCGCCGCCCATATGGCACCAGCATGAACCGCGCGCGCATCCTCACATTCAACGCCGCCCTGCCGGTGCTCGATTACCGGGTGCCGGAGGGGATGAGCGTGGTGCCGGGCAGCGTCGTGGTCGCCCCGCTCGGCCCGCGCGAAATCCTCGGCGTCGTGTGGGAGGAAGAACGCCTGCCGGGTCAATCGGTGCCCGATGCCAAGCTTCGCCCCTTGCGTGATACGGTGCCGGTGCCGCCCCTGCGCCCGGAATTGCGGCGGCTGATCGAATGGACGGCGGATTATTACTGCGCCCCGATGAGTGCTGTGGCGCGGATGGTGCTGTCGAGCGGCGGCGCTCTGCGCGGGCCGATGACAACGACGGAATATCGCCTCTCGGGCGGCATGCCGGAGCGCATGACCGCGCAGCGCGAGAGGGCGATGGAGCGGCTGGAAGGCGAACAGGCGACCATCCGCGAACTGGCCGAGATCGCCGAGGTGTCCGACGGCGTGCTACGGGGCCTCGTGAACCAGGGTGTGCTGGAGCCGGTCGTGGTCGATATCGACCGGTCCTACCCCCGCGCGCATCCCGACCATGCCGAACCGATCCTGTCGGCGGAGCAGAAGGAGGTAGCAGACGAGCTGGTGGCCGCCGTCGAGGCAGAAGAGTTCGCCCCGATCCTGCTCGACGGCGTGACCGGTTCGGGCAAGACCGAGACCTATTTCGAGCCCGTCGCGGCGGCGTTGCGGATGGACCGGCAGGTGCTTGTCCTTTTGCCCGAGATCGCGCTCACGGAAGCCTTTCTGCGCCGCTTCGCAGATCGCTTCGGTGCTGCGCCGATCGTCTGGCATTCGAGCCTGAAGTCGACCGAGCGCCGCCGCGCGTGGCGGGCGATCTCGACGGGCGAGGCACAGGTGGTCGTCGGCGCACGCTCGGCGCTGTTCCTGCCATATGACAATCTCGGCCTGATCGTGGTCGATGAAGCGCATGAGGTGAGCTTCAAGCAGGACGATGGCGTGCGCTACAATGCCCGCGACGTCGCGGTAATGCGCGGACATTTCGAGAAGCATCCCGTGATTCTCGCCAGCGCCACTCCCGCGCTCGAAAGCCTGCAGATGGCCGAAAGCGGCATCTACCGGAAGCTGGACCTGCCGAGCCGGTATGGCGGGGCGGAGCTGCCGGACATAAAGCTGATAGACCTCACGGAAGAAAAGCCCGAGCGCGGTCGCTGGCTCGCCCCGTCGCTCGCTCGCGAGCTGTTCGCGCGGCTGGAACGCGGCGAGCAGTCGCTGCTGTTCCTCAACCGCCGTGGTTATGCGCCCCTGACGCTGTGCCGCAATTGCGGCTTCCGTTTCCAATGCAGCAATTGCAGCGCCTGGCTGGTCGAGCATCGTTTTTCGCAACGCCTAGCCTGCCACCATTGCGGGCACGAGGAACAGCCGCCCGAGACTTGCCCCGATTGTAACGAGCCCGATTGCCTAGTCGCATGCGGACCCGGTGTGGAGCGGATTGCGGACGAGGTGGCGGAAATCCTGCCCGATGCCCGGGTCGCGGTGGTCACTTCGGATACGCTCAACACGCCCGACAAGGCCGCCGAATTCGTAAGGCAGGCCGAAGCGCGAGAAATCGACGTGATAGTAGGCACGCAGCTCGTCACAAAGGGTTTCCATTTCCCAGAACTGACGCTTGTCGGCGTGGTCGATGCCGACCTAGGCCTGGAAGGCGGCGATCTGCGCGCGGCCGAGCGAACCTACCAGCAGGTCGCGCAAGTCGCCGGGCGCGCCGGGCGTGGCTCGAAGCCGGGCGAAGTCCTGATCCAGACCCGCCACCCCGAAGCGCCGGTAATCGAAGCGCTTGCCGCCGGAGATCGCGACGCCTTCTACGAAGCCGAAACCGAAGCGCGGCGTTTCGCCGGGGCCCCGCCCTTCGGACGCTGGGCCGCGATCATCGTCTCTTCTGAAGACGAGGCCGAAGCGCGCGAAGCCGCGCAGCGCATCGGCGCGACCCAGCCGCGGATCGAGGATATCGCCATCCTCGGCCCCGCCCCTGCCCCGATGGCGCTGCTGCGCGGTCGCTATCGCTACCGCTTCCTCGTCAACGCGCGCCGCAGCGCAAAGGTGCAGGAGGCGCTGCGCCAATGGCTCGATCCGCTGGACTTCCCGCGCGGGGTGCGCGTATCGATCGACATCGATCCCTACAGCTTCGTTTGAGAAGGACCTCCGCAATGCTCACCGTCCACCACCTGCGCCTGTCGCAATCCGAACGTATCGTCTGGCTGTGTGAGGAACTGGGGCTCGATTACGACTTGAAGCTTTACACCCGCCGCGAGGACAACAATCTTGCACCCGACGAATACAA carries:
- the cobT gene encoding cobaltochelatase subunit CobT; the protein is MSDESPLDSFKRALTGTARALAREPEIEVAWSADSPSAQGRNFRVPLPGRNLPPEQAAEARGFADSFALKLRHHNLKLHEANAPSDPVARACYDAVEQVRYEALGASGYEGIADNLDAAVELRTASDPIARAQNDGDVPLQSALGLMLREQLTGKPIPERARAGVELVREYIESRTGSDFEDLAGSLEDQKAFQSLALDMLRHLELTDPTDQPDSADNEDGEDEDGQDEQEDESDDETGGDEQPSPAEMAGEQTEGDAEGEAETEAGEEVADGELGDEGEEGMMPVRPNRPWTDLPDSFDYTEYTTQYDEEIAAAELCDAEELDRLRAYLDSQLTGLQGVVTRLANRLQRRLMAQQNRSWDFDQEEGLLDAARLARVVISPGHSLSYKIERDTEFKDTVVTLLIDNSGSMRGRPISIAAISADIMARTLERCGVKTEILGFTTRAWKGGQAREKWLADGKPPQPGRLNDLRHILYKKADEPWRRARRNLGLMMREGLLKENIDGEALLWAHNRLIARPEDRRILMVISDGAPVDDSTLSVNSAGYLESHLRKVIDWIEKQSPVQLVAVGIGHDVTRYYKRAVTIMDVEQLGGTIIEQLADLFEVE
- the fsa gene encoding fructose-6-phosphate aldolase, with product MQFFADTAEIDDIKELAATGLLDGVTTNPSLIHKSGRDFIEVTKEICGITDGPVSAEVVALDHATMMKEADKLRAIADNVCIKVPLTIDGLKTCKALSDDGTMVNVTLCFSANQALLAAKAGATFVSPFVGRHDDNGFNGMELIRDIRTIYDNYAFETEILVASVRHTTHVLEAALIGADVMTAPPKVIMALANHVLTNKGIEGFLKDWEATGQSIL
- a CDS encoding DUF4197 domain-containing protein; translated protein: MSKIVGSEIITRRSMLAGLGASSLVLLPGCAGGYGGGFSFTEAIRRLLLLSSERAFDRLTAPGGYWDDQVARIGLGSFLGTRGDVLSRILTSALFKDRLEGVFADFAIDASERAAPVVADAVRVIGFQNAIDLVRGGPSAATDFLSAEVGTRVLDAMVPGLDRALRVAEDPLVGQALGALTGVDVGGVANRLGTRVSDAIWAEMGREEAAIRAHPRATRDPLLIGVFGAASRL
- a CDS encoding primosomal protein N', with the translated sequence MNRARILTFNAALPVLDYRVPEGMSVVPGSVVVAPLGPREILGVVWEEERLPGQSVPDAKLRPLRDTVPVPPLRPELRRLIEWTADYYCAPMSAVARMVLSSGGALRGPMTTTEYRLSGGMPERMTAQRERAMERLEGEQATIRELAEIAEVSDGVLRGLVNQGVLEPVVVDIDRSYPRAHPDHAEPILSAEQKEVADELVAAVEAEEFAPILLDGVTGSGKTETYFEPVAAALRMDRQVLVLLPEIALTEAFLRRFADRFGAAPIVWHSSLKSTERRRAWRAISTGEAQVVVGARSALFLPYDNLGLIVVDEAHEVSFKQDDGVRYNARDVAVMRGHFEKHPVILASATPALESLQMAESGIYRKLDLPSRYGGAELPDIKLIDLTEEKPERGRWLAPSLARELFARLERGEQSLLFLNRRGYAPLTLCRNCGFRFQCSNCSAWLVEHRFSQRLACHHCGHEEQPPETCPDCNEPDCLVACGPGVERIADEVAEILPDARVAVVTSDTLNTPDKAAEFVRQAEAREIDVIVGTQLVTKGFHFPELTLVGVVDADLGLEGGDLRAAERTYQQVAQVAGRAGRGSKPGEVLIQTRHPEAPVIEALAAGDRDAFYEAETEARRFAGAPPFGRWAAIIVSSEDEAEAREAAQRIGATQPRIEDIAILGPAPAPMALLRGRYRYRFLVNARRSAKVQEALRQWLDPLDFPRGVRVSIDIDPYSFV